The Candidatus Defluviibacterium haderslevense DNA window AATCATGATGGGGTAGGAAAGGAGGTAAAGATATTCGGACAATACTTCTCTATTGCGGGCATATTAAAGGAAGAGGGTAAGTCATTAATCAATATTATGCCAATGGATGAAGCGGTCTTCTTCCCATGGAATACTATGCGTAAACTCATCAGCATTAATCAAAATTCGACTTGGGGGACTATGCTGAATGTCAAAGCAAAACGCGGTGCGGATCTTGAAGAAATGCGTTATGAATTGGCCAGTATACTTCGGCCTTCAAGAGGTTTAAAGCCAAAGGATAATGATAATTTTGCTATTAACCAATTGACCATGTTAACCAATATCGTATCCAGTGTTTTTGGGGTGGTCAATGTAGCTGGTTTTATCATAGGCTTATTTGCAATGTTGGTTGGTGCTTTCGGGGTAGCCAATATTATGTTTGTCTCGGTAAAAGAGCGAACGCCATTAATAGGCATTAAAATGGCGATAGGCGCCAAACGCTATTATATTTTATTAGAATATTTATTGGAAGCCATTATTCTATGTATAATAGGTGGGATAGCAGGACTACTGTTGGTATGGCTCATACTCACATTAGTGACCCAACTCATGGATTTCGAAATGTTTATGTCTATTGGAAATGTGATGCTCGGACTATTACTTTCAGTTATTATTGGAATAATAGCAGGAATAGTACCGGCATATCATGCATCAAACATGGATCCAGTAGAAGCAATGCGTAAATAAATAGAAGTCTTATTTTTTGACCTTAGCTACTATTGCAGCGAACACCGTTGGATGGTGTAAAGCTAGATCAGCTAACACTTTACGATTTAAGTTGATATTGTTTTTGTGTAACATATCAATGAATCTTGAATAACTTAAATCATGAGTTCTTACTGCTGCATTTATTCTTGCAATCCACAAGCGTCTGAAGGCACGTTTTTTCTGACGTCTATGAACAAATGCATACTTCATAGCACGCTCAAGGGCGTTTTTAGCTACAGTATAAACTTTAGAACGACCGCTAAAATAACCTCTTGCGGCTTTGAGGATTTTTTTTCTTCTTTGTCTGGATGCTACTGCATTTACTGAACGAGGCATATTGTGATTTGTTTATGAACTAAAGGGTCTCCAATAAAAAGGAGCGCTTAACCTCTAGAACGGATGAAACAATGATTAAAATATTCCTAATAAGGCTTTCAACCGAGCTTGCTCTGATGGATGTGCCACGGTGCTAGTTCGATTACGGCGCTTAGCTTTTTTGCTTTTATTACGCATTAAGTGAGAGGTATTAGCTTGAAAAGTCTTGACTTTTCCAGTTCCTGTCAACTTCATTCTCTTTTTTGCCCCTGAATGGGTTTTTACCTTTGGCATGGCTTTATTTTTATAAGGGCGCAAAGATAATTAATCTTTTACACACTTTTGCATATTCATTTATGTTTTTGCAGTACCTTTTTTTGCAGTAAGGATTACATACATCCTTTTTCCTTCTAATCTAGGAAGTTCTTCGGCGGAACCATAGGGTTCTAATTCTTTCATAAATCGCAGTAAAATCAACTCGCCACGGTCTTTGAAGACTATAGCACGACCTTTAAACTGAACATAAGCTTTAATTTTAGCCCCTTCTTCAAGGAATTTGATTCCATGTTTTACTTTGAATTCAAAATCATGGTCATCTGTATTTGGGCCAAAACGTATTTCTTTAATAACGACTTTAGCCGTTTTCGCTTTAATTTCTTTCTCTTTCTTACGTTTTAAGTAAAGAAATTTGTTAAAATCTGTTATTTTGCAGACCGGAGGATCGGATTTAGCTGTAATTTCTACTAAGTCCATACCCAAATCGAAAGCCCACTTTATAGCGGTCTGGGTATCAACAATACCTGCTTCAACGGGTTTTCCAACTAAAGTACTAATTTCATCAAAATTATCACCAACGAGTCTTATGGAGTGGTTACGGATTTGATCATTAATTCGAAACTGGCTTCTTAATTCGTCCAGGTAGGATGGTTTTTTTCTAATATTCAAATTATGGTTTTTATTATTAACGCCTGCAAATTTAATCGCTATGTCGCATAAATCTAAAAAAGATTTCTAAGATTTTTTCGCAGTACCTACTTTAGTTGCTAGAATGATGTTGATTCCGTCTTTTGATTCGTTCATTACAGCTTTCAGTTTACTACCTGCAGGTGGATTTTCCTGTAAGATAAATTCAGCTAGTGGATCTTCTAAGTATTTTTGAACCGCACGGTGCAAAGGGCGAGCTCCAAATTGTGGGTCAAAACCTTTATCAGCTAAGAAATCAACAGCGTCATCATTGAGGATTAACTCAAACCCCATTTGATCGATTCTTTTCAAAAGGGAGGCTACTACAATTTGGATAATTTGTAGCATATCTTTTTTCTCAAGATTATTAAACACCAGGACGTCATCTATTCGATTTAGAAATTCCGGTGAAAACGTTTTCTTGAGTGCATTTTGGATAACACCTTTAGCATGATCATCGGCATGTTCCATTCTCGTTTGGGTAGCAAAACCTACTCCCTGACCAAAATCCTTAAGCTGACGAGCTCCGATATTGGAGGTCATAATTATGATCGTATTTTTAAAATCTACTTTTCGTCCTAAACCATCCGTTAATAATCCTTCATCTAAAACCTGTAAAAGGATATTATATACATCCGGATGTGCTTTCTCAATTTCATCCAATAGAATTACAGCATATGGCTTACGTCTTACTTTCTCAGTCAATTGTCCACCTTCTTCGTAGCCAACATATCCCGGAGGAGCTCCTATTAAACGTGATACTGTGAATTTTTCCATATATTCACTCATATCTAATCGGACCAATGCATCTTCAGAGTCAAACAAGAATCTTGACAAAGCTTTAGCCATTTCCGTTTTTCCTACACCCGTAGGCCCCAGGAATATAAATGAACCTATGGGCTTTTTAGGGTCTTTTAAACCAACCCGATTCCGTTGAATAGCCTTGGTAATTTTAGATATGATTTCATCCTGACCAATGATAGATTTCTTGAGTTGGTCACCCATATTGACCAATTTTATACTTTCACTTTGGGCTACTTTTTTAACAGGAATGCCCGTCATCATGGCCACTACTTCTGCTATATCTTCTTCATTAACCGGGAATCGGGTAGACTTAGCTTCATCATCCCACTCTTGCTTAGCCTGTTCCAGTTTCTTTTGAAGTTTAGATTCAATATCCCGTAGATCGGCTGCTTTTTCATATTGCTGGCTTTTTACCGCGATATTTTTTTGCTCTTTGATACTATCTATCTGTGCTTCAATTTCCTCAATATGTTTGGGAACATGGATGTTTTTTAAATGGACTCTTGCTCCAACTTCATCCAAAACATCTATAGCTTTATCCGGTAAAAATCGATCAGAAATATATCGGTCACTCAATTTTACACAAGCTTTAATGGCCTCATCAGAGTAGGTAACGGAATGAAATTCCTCGTATTTTGACTTGATATTGTGTAGAATCTGATACGCTTCCTCCACACTTGGTGGGTTGATCATGACTTTTTGAAATCTTCGATCTAAAGCACCATCTTTCTCAATATGTTGTCTGTATTCATCTAATGTAGATGCGCCAATACACTGCAATTCACCCCTGGCTAATGCAGGTTTGAAAATATTTGAGGCATCCAAGGAACCTGTTGCGCCACCAGCACCAATGATGGTATGAATTTCATCAATAAACAAGATCACGTCTCTTGATTTTTCCAATTCATTCATGATGGCTTTAATTCGTTCTTCGAATTGTCCTCTATACTTGGTTCCCGCTACAAGTGCAGCCAAATCCAACATAACAATTCGTTTATTGAATAGGGTCCTTGAGACTTTTTTTAGCATGATTCTTAAGGCTAATCCCTCAACAATGGCTGTTTTACCTACTCCCGGTTCACCAATTAAAATGGGATTATTTTTCTTTCTCCTACTCAATATCTGAGAAACCCGCTCAATTTCTTCTTCTCGCCCGATAATTGGGTCTAATTTTCCCTCTTCTGCAAGGCGGGTTACATCACGACCATAATTATCCAAAACAGGCGTGGTAGACTTGGTATTTGGCTTTTTAGAATAGGTTGAACTTGAGCTTTGTTCTTCATCAAAAGATTCAGAATCACTGGACGATGATGTAATTTCAGGGATGTCTTCAATATTGGAGTGTTGTGAGATATAATCTAACTCAGATCTATAGGCTTCATAATCAACATGAAATTGATCCAATATCACACAAGCTAGATTATCATGATGTTTTAATATGGACAATAGTAGATGCTCAGGATAAATTTCATCCTCCTTACTTATTTTAGCTTCAAGATAAGTGAATTTTAGTACCTTTTCTGCCTGTTTATTCAAGGGAAGATTCCCAACCTGAAAAGCGGCTTCTTCACCTTTTTTAACCGGAATAGCCTCTTCGATGCGTTCTTTTAATAGATTTAAGTCAATCTTAAGTGATTTTAATACTGAAATGGCTACGGTATCCTTTTCAGCAATCATGCCTAAAAGTATATGTTCAGTACCGATATAATCGTGGCCCAAGCGCAATGCTTCTTCGCGGCTATTGGACAACACTTTTTTGACTTTTTGAGAAAACCTTTTATTCATTTTAAAATTTAGAAGGGTTCGTAATAATAATTTTTTTTATCCAATAAAGTTCAAAAAACTTAATCAAACTCAAAGTCTTTAATGGCAAAGTTTAACAATAAAGTACATTTTGATACTATTAGTTCAAAGAATCGCTTTAAAGTTTATTACTTTTGCTTTCCCAAAATTAATACTTTTTTGGTTTTTGGAAACAAAATAGTTAGTAAATTAATAAATAAATAACTAATTAGTAATATTTTAAATATTTGATTTAGAAATATATTTCATGAAATATCAGATAGACAAACAAGAACGCTACTCCATTTTTAGCTTGGAAGAGGCCAATTTAAACTCGATTATTGCCCCACAATTGAAATCTGAGTTTGTTTTCTTTAGAAATGAGGGTGTAAGAAATCTTATTTTCGATTTAAAGGATGTCGATTATATTGATTCAAGCGGATTGAGTTCAATATTAACAGCCAATCGTATTTGGAAAGATTATGGTGCGTTTGTACTGGTTAATATGAATAGTGAAAGTGTAAAAAAACTAATAGAAATTTCGAAGTTAGACAGTATACTTACTATAATTCCCACCATTGAAGAAGCCGTAGAATACGTTCACATGGAAGATCTAGAACGGGAATTAAATGAGGAAGAAGAATAGTAGAACTTTTGAATTGTTAATTTTGGGGAGTAGTTCTGCAATGCCCTCAGCAGACAGATTTCCAAGTGCTCAAGTCCTTAATATTCAAGAAGAGTTATTCCTTATCGATTGTGGTGAGGCTACACAAAACAGATTGTTCGAGCATAGAACCCACTGGAACAGAATAACGTATATTTTAATTTCTCACATGCATGGCGACCATGTTTTTGGATTGCCGGGCTTAATAACAACCTTCTGCCATTTAGGAAGGCAAGAACCTTTAATTTTGGTCGGACCTGAGGGATTGGAAGAATTTCTGAATGCCTCCATACAATATAGTCATTCACATTTGACTTTTGAAATTAAGTATATTAAAGTCAATCATTTGAATACCGAGTGTATTTTTGATGATGGAGAATTGGTCATACAAACCATCCCATTAAACCATCGCGTGCCAACTGTGGGTTATCTCTTCAAATTAAATATGATAACCCGGAAACTTAATTTGGATAAAATGGAATCGTTATCTATCCCTGTTCATGAATTCAAAAAAATTACTCAAGGTGAAGATATTTCAGATAAAGAAGGTACCGTATACCATGCAGAAGATTTATCATCTGTTGAATCCTGGCATTGTTCCTATGCCTATTGTAGTGATACAAAATACAATGAAGCAATAATACCCTTGATTGATCAAGTTGATGTACTGTATCATGAAACAACCTACTTAAATGAATTGGCTGATAAAGCTGAAGCTACCGGACATGCTACAGCTTATCAAGCTGCAACTTTAGCGTTGAAAGCTCGTGTTGGAGCCTTGGTGACGGGTCATTATTCATCAAGATATAAATCATTGTATCCATTATTGGAAGAATGCAAAACCATTTTTGAGAACACGATACTAGGAAAAGAAGGATTAAAAATTGATATTGCTGAATTAAAAAAAAACATCCAAATTAAAAACTTGAAATAAGTTCTGGTCAATCAGATAATTCATAATTTTTTGTTATATATGAAACCAAAGAAGCAAGTAAAAAGTGAATTCATTCCGCAAACCCATACAAGTGTTCAATCCTCATTCATTGATTCAAAAAACTATTGGTGGTTTGTTGGAATTGCATTATTATTAACTTCTGTTGCTTATTTTCCAAATCTATTTGCTGATTTTGTAACCTGGGACGATGGTGATTATGTCATGGACAATGAGATCATTCGAAATTTTGATCACTTTAGTAAATTTTTTACAACTTCCATTCAAGGAAATTATCATCCGATCACCATGATCAGTTTAGCCATTAATTATGCTATTTCAGGAGATGATGCTTCCTCATATCACTTATTCAATATCATCTTTCATTTGATCAATGTAGTTTTAGTATTTAAATTCATTTGTATACTCACTAAGGATAATTATTTCATCGCTTTTTTTACCGCTTTGTTTTTTGGGATTCACCCTTTGCATGTTGAGTCTGTGGCCTGGGTATCCGAGCGCAAAGATGTATTGTATACACTCTTTTTCTTAATGGGTTTGATGAGTTATATTAAATTATTGGATACAGGGAATAAAAAATATTATTGGATTACCTTTCTTTGGTTTATTCTTTCATTGGCTTCAAAACCTGCTGCTATTATTTTTCCAGTTGCTTTATTTACTTTAGATTATGTAAGAAGCAGAACATGGTCTATGAAATGGATTTATGAAAAAATTCCATTTTTCCTATGTGCTGCCTTCATGGTTTATTTGACTTTGCATGCTCAAAAAACTGCAGGAGCTACGGACACTTCGAATTACTTTAATATTAGTAAACGAATATTATTTGCATCGTACGGACATATGATGTATATAGTTAAAATGATTTGGCCTTTTAATTTAGCTACATTTTACCCCTTTCCACCAATCAATGAGAACTTATCGAAAATTTATTTTTTTGCACCATTTTTTACATTAGGTATAGCTTATTTGTGTTGGAAGGGATGGAAAGAGAATAGATCTTTTAGTTTTGGAATTTTATTTTTTACAGTTAATCTATTGTTAGTGTTGCAATTTTTTATTGTTGGTAGTGCTATCATTGCCGATCGATATACCTATATACCATACATCGGATTATTTTTTAGTATAGGGTGGTGGTTGGATTCCAGATGGGTTCAAAATCAAAAGTTTCTGCTTATAGGTATAATGCTCATTGCCATTTTCTTTACATATCTAAGTAATCAACAAGTAAGAACATGGAATAATACAGCAGCTCTATGGGACGGAGCAATAAAAAATTATCCCAGTGCAAAAGCCTATACCAATAGAGCCTATATTCATCAGTTGAAAGGTGAATATGATAAAGCTTTATTGTATTATGACAAGTCCATTAAGTATAATGTAACAGATCCGGAAGTCTACGCCAATAAAGGTTCTATTTATTATGCACAGGATAAAGACAGTCTGGCATTGTATGAATACAATCGGGCTCTAGCCATCAATCCCAATCATTTAGAATCCTTAAATGGACGAGGATCTGTATACGGAAAATTCAATAAATCAGATTTAGCCATTGCGGATTTTAGTCTTGCTATTACTAAAGATCCTACCTATCAATTGAGCTATAAAAATAGGGCAGCTGCATACGTTTTAATAAAGCGATATGATGATGCGATTAATGACTACAAAAAATTTCTTGAAATGAATCCTGAGGATATTGAAGCCATGGTGAATATGGGCGCTGTATATTTAAATAAAGGTGACATTAATTCTTCAGTGGATATGTGTAAAAAAGCCATTCAAAAAGATCCAAAATTCATTAAGGCTTATATCAATATTGGAGGGGCTTATTCTAATTCTAAGGATTACTCGAATGCGTTATTGTATTTAAACAAAGCATTTGAATTAGATTCTACAAATGAAGAAAATTTAAAATTCTTAAGTTTGACTTATGTGAGTATGGGGAATATGAATAAAGCACTTTCATATTATGCCATTTCACAAAGGAATAATAAAGCAAAGTAAATCTTACAAAGGTTCTTTTTTTAAAAAAAAATTTTGAAACAATCAATAAAATAAATCAACCTAGATTTTATAACTTAATGATTGAATTTTTAGTTAAATCACGTCCATTTCTAACAGATAATACATAACTTCCTGGAGGCCAATTTTTCGTTTCTATTTTTAAAATATAATTAGACTTTTCCATTTGAATAGAACCAGATGTATATATTTTTCCAGTAATATCAGTGCATTGGTAGGTAAGCATTTCAGGATTAGTTGTGGCAATATTGGCATAGAAAAGTTCTGTAAATGGATTCGGAGAAATTGACGTTTGAATGTTTTCATGATCTGCAATTTCATTAACTTGAGTAAGGTTCAATTTCTCTGCCGAGAAGCGAATTTCAGCAAGACCATAACATGAATCTCTTCCAAAATTAGAAACAGCAGTTAGCAAAATAAATTTAGCATCCGGAATGGTTACATTCAACCAGTCCATACCTTCATAACGATTGGTTCCGGTGGCTTTTTCTATATCCAGTATACCTATGGTTTTCCAAACAATACTGTCTTTGGAATAGTCCACTTTAACTTCTTTCATGCCCCAATCCAAATGAGATGGATCATTTGAATTCCATATTTTAAGTTTATCAATTTTGTAGCGATTGCCTAGGTCATACAGCAACCAATGACCTGCAGTATTACTTGGATTGGGTGATGTTTTTGAATGACAAGACACCCATCCATCAAACCAATTGGTAGAATGTCGGTCAGGATAACATTGAGCAGAAAGTAAGTATGAGCTCATCATTAAGATAGAAATATAAATTAATTTCATGGTTATCGATTTTTATATTTTAAGAAAACCCAAAGGGGCTTTACCTGAATTAATGTTGTAAAAATTACTTAGATTAGGAAGTACATAGGAAATATCAGAAGGCATGACGCCCATCCACAAGGCGAGTTCACCAAAATATTGATCCACAGAAGTTGTAGGAATGACTACACCATCGTAAATATTTAAATCACTTTCCAAATCCAAGGCCGGGTAGTCACCAAAAATTCTGGAACCATTTAAATCACCACCAATGATGAATGAATTTCCGCCCCATGCATGATCAGTTCCATTACCATTGGATGTAAGCGATCTACCAAATTCTGAAATACTAAATGTCGCAACTTGTTTGGTTAAATTGAGTTCTTCCATAGCTGCATAAAATTCAACCAAACCATCATTAACAATATTAAACATGTCCACTTGGTTTTGGAGAACTTCATCGTGATGATCCCAACCATAAAAATTGACATAAAATACTTGTCGTTTGAATCCCAATTGTTCATGAACAGAAATCGTACGCGCGATCATATTTAAAGACTTAGAAAAGTCATTATCGCTAAATGTTGTTTTGATTTCAGGACCATTTTCTAATGCGCCCTGAAACAGTAGATTTCCATCCCGAGCGTTACGAACTACATCTACATAGGTTTTTTGAAAGACATCCAAATATTGATGATCCAAAAGACTATCTATTGCTTTTGTTTTCGCAATATTTACGATATCATACATATTATCTGGACGGTAACCATTGATGCCGATACTTCCCTGAGTTGGATCCAAAACATATTCTACGATTTCTTTACCTGTTTCCAGTAAATTGCTACCTGATAAGGAAATATTCATAGAAATATCTTTAGACTTATTCATATCCTGAATTAAATCTCCCATACGTCCAACCCAACCCACATTACCTCTGGATTGTGGGATACCTGTTTGCCAACTCATCCCCTGATCTGAATGGGATAATAGTCCTAATGGTAATTTCGCTTTATTATCATATATGGCGGTTTTATTGGTATGTTCCAATAGCGTACCAACATTGGAAATAAATGCTGCATTACCTTTATTGAACATACTTTGCAAACCACTTAATGATGGATGTAATCCAAATTCACGGCCAGGTGTATTTAATGTGTTTAACTTTAGTAATTCATTTTTAGGAATAGCCAGATTGGCTCTTGTTTTACTATAGGTTTTGTATTCTTCTGTGCTGGTAGGTACCAACATATTGAAGGAATCATTTCCCCCTGATAGATTAATGCACACAAGGGCTTTATAACCAGGATCCAAGGCACTATTAGATGCACACAAAGCATTGATCGCTTGTAAGTTGATAAAGGAATTATAGAATGTGGTATATCCTAAGGCAGCGCAACTCATCTGCCCTATAAATTTTCTACGCGAATTTGATTTTGGATTCATGTTCATTTTATTTAAATATGGCATAATCAGGTGAAATCATAATGAGATATAATGCAAGTCTAACTCGATCTTCACGATAATCTCCTCCGGTTAAAGTAGTCATTGAATTTTTAATAATAGATCGGGTGCGATCGCTTAAATTACCATGAGTAAATAGAACGTCCAGGCGATTAACCAAAGCTTCAGGATCTCTGGCCAATGCTTCTAATTCAGTAGTAACTAAAGTCGTGTAAGGATCATCTCTTTCCCAGGAATAAAACACGTAACTATACAAAGCCCAGTTATTGACTTGATTAATAAATCCAATACTGGTTCTTGAATTGTGTATTTGAAATTCAGGTCCAACTAAATTTTGATCTCCGATCGGGCCGTTGGGTTTATAAAAAGGAGAAAAGAAATTAAAGACTGTTGGAGACGCAAATGGAAGTTGACCTGCATTATCTAAAAATTCATAACCTGTATTCCAAAACCTACCATAGTATTGCTCAAGTTCATTCGCTGAGGCAAACTGACTGTATCGCAATATAGGCTCTCTTAACTGACCATTTTTTGGGTCACTTAACCAGTCGCAATCCCGAGCTTCTGGATCTAATAATATGGCTTTGATTACAGCTGCCATATTTCCTCGTACATTTTTTCCATCATTATTAAAAATGCGACTTACTCGTGCCACATAAGCAGGAGTAGGATTTGATTTGATTAAACGTTGAATCAATTGTTTGCAAATAAAAGGACCTACGTTTGGATGATTGAATAAATTATCAATTGCCATTTCAATATCGGCCATTCCGGATTGACGTGCAGGAGTTACTAAACCATTTAACAAATATTTTGATCCCGGCTCATGATATTCATCGAACATTCTCATAGGTTTTGTAAGATCCCCTAAATAAATATCAACACCGAATTGTGCTGTGTCTATCCATCTGTTGGTCATTATAGCCGAGAAGGAAAGACCGGTAAATATTTTTGCAAATTCTTTGATATCATTTTGGTCGTAGGTCGGAATTTGATTTCCAAGCGAATCTAATTTGTAAGTACCATCAATATTTAATTCATACAGCCCAATTGAAAACAACTGCATGATTTCACGTGCATAATTTTCATCGGGATGAATATTTTCTTCTTCATTGGATTTTGGATTGTTCAAATGACTGAGATAAGAACCCATGGCAGGATGAAGGGTAACTTCTCTAAGTAAATTTCTAAAATTTCCAAAAGAATTCCGGGTTAATACATCATAATAATTAGCCAATCCTACAGCATAACTACCAATGTCTGCATTAATAGATATAACGAATAACTCGCTCAAAGCAAAAGCCACACGCTGTCTAAGTTTATCCTGATTGGTCATATTGAGATTCCACCAGGCATATTGGAATTGATTCCAATACAGGCCAGGTTGGTTGGTTGAATCCCCTCCATTTAAATAATACCAATCCAGAACTTCCTTATATACCTTATCAAGTTCAACGGACATGTACCTTGGATTTACTTTAAACTGTTCTTCAATCCATGCATCCTTACTCATTAAAGAAGTTCGCTGAATTTCTTGAAGGTTAGCACCCAAAGTTGCCTGACACAAGAATCGACTGGCGTCAAAAAGTTCATAATTAAGACCAGATCCATTCAATGTATTTCGTGAACTGGCACTATCTTTCCAAAATAATGGGTGCCAATGATCGCTGGAAGAAACTTTAACATTTGCTGCATTATTTCCGCCAAGGATTACTTTCTGGCTATAAGATGGATTGCCAAATAATATCAGGAGAAATGAAATCCCAAATAGATATTTAACCATATGATTTCAATTTTAAAAGGTACGATGCTCAAAAATAGGAATACTTTTAACAAGTGGGATATTAATTATTACAATTAATAAAAAATCAGGGAAGACCCTGACAAAGTAGGGGTGAATTTAAATCAGTGTAAACCCTGAGATTTTTTTGTTAAAGTCTTTTCCTTATTTTAATAAAAAATGTGTTTCATTTTTATAAGAACTATTAAATGTTATGATTTAACTTCTTTCGTGCCGTCTGCGTGTAATGCGAATCTACCTGCATTTCTATCGTGAACCTGATCTCCTTTTTTCCAGGGCCAACCGCCGAATTGGGTCTTATGATAATCTTCGAAAGCTTGATTGATTTCTTCTTTGGTATTCATAACAAATGGACCGTATTGAATGACGGGTTCATTAATGGGTCTACCTTGTAAAATTAACAATCGGCCTTGTGTATTTCCATTGTGGATTATAATATCAAAATCTGAATGGACTTCAACTGCTTGATATTTTGAAATTGGTGTGCCGGAGATATTTATTTCCTGGCCTTCGTAATAGTATAGTGTTCTGTTTATTCCGGCGGATGCTTTGGGGATGGTCCATTGAGCGCCGGGTTCGAGTTTAATATTCCAAATAGCAACTTCATTATTTGGGTCAGCAGCCCATGAATTGGGTGGTGGGGTAGGTGCTTTATATTGATCCAGATGCCCAGCCATGACTTCAACTTTTATTTGTTTGCCATTTTGGTCTGTAATCATATACTTTGGAATGGTGTCGCTCCATAACATTTTGAAATGGGCATCCACCATTTTATTTTTTTTCGGAAGGTTCAACCATATTTGGAATAATTCCATGTGGTTTTCTTTGTCTTTATGGATCAATGGAAACATTTCAGAATGTTGGACCCCTTTACCTGCAGTCATCCATTGAACATCCCCATGACCATATCTTCCTGCAGCACCTAATGAATCGGCATGATCGACAATACCTTCTCGAACTACAGTGATGGTCTCAAAACCTCGATGAGGATGTTCAGGAAATCCCGGAACTGTTCTGCCATGGTACATTCTCCAACCATCCTTAATGATAAAATCATCGCCCAATGGTCTGTCATCGATAGGAGTGGCTGGGCCCATAACATCATTGCCTTTTGGAAATTTGTCTTCATGATGAACGCAAAATAAAAATGGATCTTGTGTGTCCCATTGAAATCCTAATGGTTTGATGTTTTTGATGGGATTTTTTTTGTTTTCGTTTGGATTGGGTTCATTCATATCTTTCATTGCTTTTATGATTCCAATTGCAGGTAATGTTATTAAACTGGTTAAACCGATTGCCCATTTGCTAAAAAAATGTCTTCTGTTGATATTGCTTTTCATAAATTAAATTTCTAAGTTAAAGATATTCATTTACCACATATTAAAGACAAATATATTTCTAAAAGAGTATGCGCAATTCTACTTATGTTTATGATCAATTTGTAATGAAAATTACCTTTTATTACAATAAATTAAATTGGCATTCATATTTAAGTTGTCCATTCAACATATAGTCCTGTATACTGTCGATTACTTAAGTAATTTAAAAGCATGAGACCATTGATTTTGCAACATTCCAGGTATGCACCATAAGATACACAATGG harbors:
- a CDS encoding DUF1800 domain-containing protein, with product MVKYLFGISFLLILFGNPSYSQKVILGGNNAANVKVSSSDHWHPLFWKDSASSRNTLNGSGLNYELFDASRFLCQATLGANLQEIQRTSLMSKDAWIEEQFKVNPRYMSVELDKVYKEVLDWYYLNGGDSTNQPGLYWNQFQYAWWNLNMTNQDKLRQRVAFALSELFVISINADIGSYAVGLANYYDVLTRNSFGNFRNLLREVTLHPAMGSYLSHLNNPKSNEEENIHPDENYAREIMQLFSIGLYELNIDGTYKLDSLGNQIPTYDQNDIKEFAKIFTGLSFSAIMTNRWIDTAQFGVDIYLGDLTKPMRMFDEYHEPGSKYLLNGLVTPARQSGMADIEMAIDNLFNHPNVGPFICKQLIQRLIKSNPTPAYVARVSRIFNNDGKNVRGNMAAVIKAILLDPEARDCDWLSDPKNGQLREPILRYSQFASANELEQYYGRFWNTGYEFLDNAGQLPFASPTVFNFFSPFYKPNGPIGDQNLVGPEFQIHNSRTSIGFINQVNNWALYSYVFYSWERDDPYTTLVTTELEALARDPEALVNRLDVLFTHGNLSDRTRSIIKNSMTTLTGGDYREDRVRLALYLIMISPDYAIFK
- a CDS encoding pirin family protein; its protein translation is MNEPNPNENKKNPIKNIKPLGFQWDTQDPFLFCVHHEDKFPKGNDVMGPATPIDDRPLGDDFIIKDGWRMYHGRTVPGFPEHPHRGFETITVVREGIVDHADSLGAAGRYGHGDVQWMTAGKGVQHSEMFPLIHKDKENHMELFQIWLNLPKKNKMVDAHFKMLWSDTIPKYMITDQNGKQIKVEVMAGHLDQYKAPTPPPNSWAADPNNEVAIWNIKLEPGAQWTIPKASAGINRTLYYYEGQEINISGTPISKYQAVEVHSDFDIIIHNGNTQGRLLILQGRPINEPVIQYGPFVMNTKEEINQAFEDYHKTQFGGWPWKKGDQVHDRNAGRFALHADGTKEVKS